A portion of the Krasilnikovia cinnamomea genome contains these proteins:
- a CDS encoding ATP-binding protein, with protein sequence MHPWRRIRGSARLGSAFGIVALLLIILIGVALDNILAQRRADRQVAESAALQRDASTAKFRAADFNGWQTGYAFDTIRGVPGAAADDGVQRSLFLASTAAFRQDLARIAAHPLTPAQEQQLSIAQDAFDHFMDLDAQIVAGYRSGDPAQIAAANDLVAGEELQWFATAASAVNQLAELARADADADTAIALRTSSRALTIMIVVGVACVLLAALLAVLAIRTVAKTARYKAMLAAIVEQSADATIALTLDGTITAWNTAAERLFGFTAEEAIGRTPAIFMLPSRAHLIHVTLGQVAAGRQVHLEGAPRIRKDGTQIRVSTIVVPIRDENGVVVAAAATERDVTARMQREAEEQLANDRAARTARLESLGQLAGGVAHDFNNLLAIILNCAEFIADEPGEQAAEDLARIRDAARRGQDLTSQLLLFAKHEPAQVPADSVDLNSAVAGANDLLGRTLGGNITLRCTTYGGPLPVRTDRGRLDQILLNLVINARDAMPDGGVIDVATDLVELATGSAIMPLPAGHYAELTVTDNGVGMSAEVRDRLFEPFFTTKAPQKGTGLGLATVYGIVLAAEGTITVDSTPGVGTTFRVLLPVVAPPVADGGRPTPAPGHGHGERVLVVEDDDTVRDVVVRILNRNGYRTTAVHDADAALRMDLDDVDLLITDMLLPDRSGMAVADQVHAQHPDLPVLFMTGQGDPVVVSDGSAADATRIVFKPFTAVELLTNVDEALEAAAPRSS encoded by the coding sequence ATGCACCCGTGGCGTCGGATCCGGGGCAGCGCGCGGCTCGGCAGTGCCTTCGGGATCGTGGCACTGCTGTTGATCATTTTGATCGGCGTCGCCTTGGACAACATCCTCGCGCAGCGCAGGGCGGACCGGCAGGTGGCCGAGTCCGCCGCGCTGCAGCGTGACGCGTCCACGGCCAAGTTCCGCGCCGCGGACTTCAACGGCTGGCAGACCGGGTACGCGTTCGACACCATCCGGGGCGTGCCGGGCGCCGCCGCCGACGACGGGGTCCAGCGCAGCCTGTTCCTCGCCTCGACGGCGGCGTTCCGGCAGGACCTGGCCCGGATCGCCGCCCATCCGCTCACCCCGGCGCAAGAACAGCAGCTCAGCATCGCCCAGGACGCCTTCGACCACTTCATGGACCTCGACGCCCAGATCGTGGCCGGATACCGCTCCGGCGATCCCGCCCAGATCGCCGCCGCCAACGACCTGGTCGCCGGCGAAGAGCTGCAATGGTTCGCCACGGCCGCCAGCGCGGTGAATCAGCTCGCCGAGCTGGCCCGGGCCGACGCCGACGCGGACACCGCCATTGCCCTGCGCACGAGCTCCCGCGCACTGACCATCATGATCGTCGTCGGCGTCGCGTGCGTCCTGCTCGCCGCCCTGCTCGCCGTGCTGGCAATCCGTACCGTCGCCAAGACCGCACGGTACAAGGCGATGCTGGCCGCCATCGTCGAACAGTCCGCCGACGCCACGATCGCCCTCACGCTTGACGGCACCATCACGGCCTGGAACACCGCCGCCGAGCGCCTCTTCGGTTTCACCGCCGAGGAGGCCATCGGCCGCACTCCGGCGATCTTCATGTTGCCGAGCCGGGCGCACCTGATCCACGTCACGCTCGGCCAGGTGGCCGCGGGGCGCCAGGTACACCTCGAGGGAGCGCCCCGCATCCGCAAGGACGGCACGCAGATCAGAGTGTCGACCATCGTCGTACCGATCCGGGACGAGAACGGCGTGGTCGTGGCCGCCGCGGCCACCGAGCGCGACGTCACCGCCCGCATGCAGCGGGAAGCGGAGGAGCAACTCGCGAACGACCGGGCGGCCCGGACGGCCCGGCTGGAAAGCCTGGGCCAGCTCGCCGGTGGCGTCGCGCACGACTTCAACAACCTGCTGGCCATCATCCTCAACTGCGCCGAGTTCATCGCCGACGAACCCGGCGAGCAGGCAGCCGAGGACCTGGCCCGGATCCGCGACGCCGCCCGCCGCGGCCAGGACCTGACCAGCCAGCTCCTGCTGTTCGCCAAGCACGAACCGGCCCAGGTCCCGGCCGACAGCGTCGACCTGAACTCGGCCGTCGCGGGCGCCAACGACCTGCTCGGCCGAACTCTGGGCGGCAACATCACCCTGCGCTGCACGACGTACGGTGGTCCCCTGCCCGTGCGCACCGACCGGGGGCGGCTCGACCAGATCCTGCTCAACCTCGTGATCAACGCCCGCGACGCGATGCCCGACGGCGGCGTCATCGACGTCGCCACCGACCTCGTCGAACTGGCCACCGGAAGCGCGATCATGCCGCTGCCCGCCGGGCACTACGCCGAGCTGACCGTCACCGACAACGGCGTGGGCATGAGCGCGGAGGTCAGGGACCGGCTCTTCGAGCCGTTCTTCACCACCAAGGCACCCCAGAAGGGCACCGGCCTCGGCCTCGCCACGGTGTACGGCATCGTCCTGGCCGCCGAGGGCACGATCACCGTGGACTCCACACCCGGCGTCGGCACCACCTTCCGGGTCCTGTTGCCCGTTGTCGCTCCGCCGGTAGCGGACGGTGGGCGGCCCACACCGGCTCCCGGGCACGGGCACGGTGAACGGGTCCTGGTCGTCGAGGACGACGACACCGTACGCGACGTCGTGGTCCGCATCCTGAACCGCAACGGCTACCGCACCACCGCGGTCCACGACGCGGACGCCGCGCTGCGCATGGACCTCGACGACGTGGACCTGCTGATCACCGACATGCTCCTGCCCGACCGTTCCGGCATGGCCGTCGCCGACCAGGTGCATGCTCAACACCCCGATCTGCCGGTGCTGTTCATGACCGGCCAGGGCGACCCCGTGGTGGTGTCGGACGGCAGCGCGGCCGACGCGACCCGGATCGTGTTCAAGCCATTCACCGCCGTCGAGCTGCTCACCAACGTCGACGAGGCACTCGAGGCCGCCGCGCCGCGTTCTTCCTAG
- a CDS encoding S9 family peptidase: MTTELPSTPPAVRRIPSVRTQHGDTVTDEYAWLADRDNPETIAHLEAENAWTDHATAHLVPLQNTIFEEIKRRTQETDLSVPSRKGGFWYYTRTVEGSQYAIHCRVPVRAGETDPPVTDDGAPLTGEQVLLDGNALAEGKDFFALGTFDVSPDGRFLAYSVDFAGDERFTLKVKDLETGEVLPDEVPDTSYGTAWSADAGTLFYLTVDDAWRPHRVWRHTVGEPAAQDVIVYEEPDERFWVSVHLSRSEKFIIIDVHSKMTSEVRVVDAQAPTAEPAVIAERRQGVEYSVEHHGHRFLILHNDGAEDFALAYTSVDNPGDWVELIGHEPGTRLEGVDAFSRHIVVSLRRDGLTGLRVIADGSTDSYDMKFPEPLYSVGLAANPEYDVKTVRISYTSMVTPDSVYDVDLVTQAMTLRKRRPVLGGYDPLEYEQFREWAVADDGTRVPISIVARKGTPRNGTAPLLLYGYGSYESSIDPYFSIARLSLLDRGVVFAIAHIRGGGELGRRWYEDGRLLAKKNTFTDFVACARVLVRNSWTAADRLVARGASAGGLLVGAVANLAPEAFAGIVAQVPFVDPLNTILDPSLPLTVTEWEEWGNPLESADVYAYMKSYSPYENVAALRYPAILAVSSLNDTRVLYHEPTKWIARLREVAPGGSYLLKTEMGAGHGGPSGRYDAWKEEAFVTAWTLDVMGLS, encoded by the coding sequence GTGACCACCGAACTGCCCAGCACCCCGCCCGCCGTACGCCGGATACCGAGTGTGCGCACCCAGCACGGCGACACCGTCACGGACGAGTACGCCTGGCTGGCCGACCGGGACAACCCCGAGACGATCGCCCACCTCGAGGCGGAGAACGCCTGGACGGACCACGCCACCGCGCACCTCGTCCCGCTGCAGAACACGATCTTCGAGGAGATCAAGCGGCGCACCCAGGAGACCGACCTGTCGGTGCCGAGCCGCAAGGGCGGGTTCTGGTACTACACCCGGACGGTCGAGGGCAGCCAGTACGCGATCCACTGCCGGGTGCCGGTCCGGGCGGGCGAGACCGATCCCCCGGTCACGGACGACGGCGCGCCGCTGACCGGCGAGCAGGTGCTGCTGGACGGCAACGCGCTCGCCGAGGGCAAGGACTTCTTCGCGCTGGGCACCTTCGACGTCAGCCCGGACGGCCGGTTCCTGGCGTACTCGGTGGACTTCGCGGGTGACGAGCGGTTCACCCTCAAGGTCAAGGACCTGGAGACCGGCGAGGTGCTGCCGGACGAGGTCCCGGACACCTCGTACGGCACGGCGTGGTCGGCGGACGCGGGAACGCTGTTCTACCTGACCGTGGACGACGCGTGGCGCCCGCACCGGGTGTGGCGGCACACCGTGGGCGAGCCCGCCGCCCAGGACGTGATCGTGTATGAGGAGCCGGACGAGCGCTTCTGGGTCAGCGTGCACCTGAGCCGCAGCGAGAAGTTCATCATCATCGACGTGCACAGCAAGATGACCAGCGAGGTACGGGTCGTCGACGCCCAGGCCCCGACCGCCGAGCCCGCCGTGATCGCGGAGCGCCGGCAGGGCGTGGAGTACTCCGTGGAGCACCACGGCCACCGCTTCCTGATCCTGCACAACGACGGCGCCGAGGACTTCGCGCTGGCGTACACGTCGGTGGACAACCCGGGCGACTGGGTGGAGCTGATCGGTCACGAGCCCGGCACCCGGCTGGAGGGGGTGGACGCGTTCAGCCGGCACATCGTGGTCTCGCTGCGCCGCGACGGGCTGACCGGTCTGCGCGTCATCGCCGACGGCAGCACGGACAGCTACGACATGAAGTTCCCGGAGCCGCTGTACAGCGTCGGCCTGGCCGCCAATCCGGAGTACGACGTGAAGACCGTACGGATCTCGTACACCTCGATGGTCACCCCGGATTCGGTGTACGACGTGGATCTGGTGACCCAGGCGATGACGCTGCGCAAGCGCCGCCCGGTGCTGGGCGGCTACGACCCGCTGGAGTACGAGCAGTTCCGCGAGTGGGCGGTGGCTGACGACGGCACCCGGGTGCCGATCTCGATCGTGGCCCGCAAGGGCACCCCCCGCAACGGCACCGCCCCGCTGTTGCTGTACGGCTACGGCTCGTACGAGTCCAGCATCGACCCGTACTTCTCCATCGCCCGGCTGTCGCTGCTGGACCGCGGCGTGGTGTTCGCGATCGCGCACATCCGCGGCGGCGGCGAGCTGGGCCGCCGGTGGTACGAGGACGGCCGGTTGCTGGCCAAGAAGAACACGTTCACGGACTTCGTGGCGTGCGCGCGGGTGCTGGTGCGCAACTCGTGGACGGCGGCGGACCGGCTGGTGGCGCGCGGCGCCTCGGCGGGCGGTCTGCTGGTGGGCGCGGTGGCCAACCTGGCGCCGGAGGCGTTCGCGGGAATCGTGGCGCAGGTGCCGTTCGTGGATCCGCTGAACACCATTCTGGACCCGTCGCTGCCGCTGACGGTCACGGAGTGGGAGGAGTGGGGTAATCCGCTGGAGTCGGCGGACGTGTACGCGTACATGAAGTCGTACAGCCCGTACGAGAACGTGGCGGCGCTGCGCTACCCGGCGATCCTCGCCGTGAGCAGCCTCAATGACACCCGGGTGCTGTACCACGAGCCGACGAAGTGGATCGCCCGGCTGCGGGAGGTCGCACCGGGCGGGTCGTATCTGCTGAAGACCGAGATGGGCGCGGGGCACGGCGGCCCGAGCGGCCGGTACGACGCCTGGAAGGAGGAGGCGTTCGTGACGGCGTGGACCCTGGACGTCATGGGTCTGTCCTAG
- a CDS encoding FAD-binding oxidoreductase, translated as MTSALPPVLRALIDICGPAFARLAGPADTVAGRVARFVAGPATATAVADTLRLAATRGLAVRARGAGTKLDWGTPPPGVDVLLDTGRLAGVWHHDPAAGTAEVGAGTPVRAVQARLALRGQRLAVDPPSAGATIGGMLAVNESGPLRHRYGTAADQVRHLSYVDRAGELGTAGARPGGTAVDGVIVSANLRLEPLPAARRWVFVAVSTPLQVHNLVEETLAQRVDPSAIEVDLPRSVPRTTEQPPGSLAVLLEGAPTSVADRAARLAVAIGDHATISEIAPRWWGRYPFGHDDVALRIAVPIADLHAAVYALRDAAGAVVPIRGSAGLGTVHAVLPGGTPPERVEAILDAVRGVLLARGGRAVVISAPPPTARVIDVADYHDLF; from the coding sequence ATGACCTCCGCCCTGCCGCCCGTACTGCGGGCCCTAATCGACATCTGTGGCCCGGCCTTCGCCCGCCTGGCCGGCCCGGCCGACACGGTGGCGGGCCGCGTGGCGCGCTTCGTCGCGGGCCCCGCCACCGCCACCGCCGTCGCCGACACCCTGCGCCTGGCCGCCACCCGGGGCCTCGCCGTACGGGCTCGTGGCGCGGGCACCAAGCTCGACTGGGGCACGCCGCCGCCCGGCGTCGACGTGCTGCTCGACACCGGGCGCCTGGCCGGAGTGTGGCACCACGACCCTGCCGCGGGCACCGCCGAGGTGGGCGCGGGCACCCCGGTGCGCGCGGTGCAGGCCAGGCTCGCGTTGCGCGGCCAGCGCCTCGCGGTCGACCCGCCCTCGGCGGGCGCGACCATCGGCGGGATGCTCGCGGTCAACGAGTCCGGCCCGCTGCGCCACCGGTACGGCACGGCGGCCGACCAGGTTCGCCACCTCAGCTACGTCGACCGGGCCGGTGAGCTCGGCACCGCCGGCGCCCGCCCCGGCGGCACGGCGGTCGACGGGGTGATCGTCTCCGCCAACCTGCGCCTGGAGCCGTTGCCCGCCGCCCGGCGCTGGGTGTTCGTGGCGGTGTCCACGCCGCTGCAGGTGCACAACCTCGTGGAGGAGACCCTCGCCCAGCGGGTCGACCCCAGCGCCATCGAGGTCGACCTGCCGCGTTCGGTCCCGCGCACCACGGAGCAGCCGCCGGGCTCCCTCGCGGTCCTGCTGGAGGGTGCACCGACCAGCGTCGCGGACCGCGCTGCCCGGCTCGCTGTGGCGATCGGCGACCACGCGACGATCTCGGAGATCGCGCCGCGCTGGTGGGGCCGGTACCCGTTCGGCCACGACGACGTGGCGCTGCGGATCGCGGTGCCGATCGCCGACCTGCACGCCGCCGTCTACGCCCTGCGGGACGCCGCCGGGGCGGTGGTGCCGATCCGGGGCTCGGCGGGCCTCGGCACGGTGCACGCGGTGCTGCCCGGCGGCACCCCGCCCGAGCGGGTGGAGGCGATCCTCGACGCGGTACGCGGCGTCCTGCTGGCCCGTGGCGGCCGCGCGGTGGTGATCTCCGCGCCCCCGCCGACCGCCCGGGTGATCGACGTGGCCGACTACCACGACCTGTTCTGA